The following proteins come from a genomic window of Nostoc sp. ATCC 53789:
- a CDS encoding MBL fold metallo-hydrolase — protein sequence MCPLPQQPSHTTKPPRAVFPQEIPSGSSLQSDFAQDSIFAFPPNRDTLGGTSYFIVRNEGNILIDCPALDQTNQDFLAAHGGVRWLFITHRGAIGKTAEIQKALGCEVLMQEQEAYLLPGLPVTTFSQEFTLDAAVKIIWTPGHSPGSSCLYYSKLGGILFSGRHLVPNQKGDAVPLRITKTFHWPRQINSVQLLLEHFTPETLRYICPGANTGFLRGKRFIDRAYQHLTSLDLPALLRMQPLI from the coding sequence ATGTGCCCTTTACCTCAACAGCCAAGTCATACAACTAAGCCACCACGGGCTGTCTTTCCTCAAGAAATTCCTAGCGGAAGTTCCTTGCAATCGGACTTCGCACAAGATAGCATTTTTGCTTTCCCACCCAATCGGGACACATTAGGGGGAACCTCTTATTTTATTGTAAGAAATGAAGGCAATATCCTCATAGATTGCCCTGCCCTAGACCAAACAAATCAAGACTTTTTAGCCGCGCATGGAGGGGTGCGTTGGTTATTTATCACCCATCGAGGTGCTATAGGCAAAACTGCTGAAATTCAGAAAGCCTTGGGTTGCGAAGTTTTGATGCAAGAACAAGAAGCTTATTTATTACCAGGCTTACCCGTAACTACCTTTAGTCAAGAATTTACTCTTGATGCGGCAGTCAAAATTATTTGGACACCAGGTCATTCTCCCGGATCATCGTGCCTATACTACAGTAAGCTTGGAGGTATATTGTTTTCTGGTCGCCATTTGGTTCCTAATCAGAAGGGCGATGCAGTACCATTACGGATAACTAAAACCTTTCACTGGCCACGACAAATCAACAGTGTTCAGTTATTATTAGAACATTTTACACCAGAAACTCTCAGGTACATTTGTCCCGGAGCTAATACAGGTTTTCTTAGGGGCAAGCGTTTTATAGATCGAGCTTATCAACACCTCACCTCTCTGGATTTACCAGCTTTGCTGCGGATGCAGCCCCTTATTTAA
- a CDS encoding amino acid ABC transporter substrate-binding protein, whose translation MFVSTKINLSCLPAFTKSKIYSAIFGLILSASLPGVAGAETVMQKVARTGVLTAGTSRDALPFAYSDSQGKLIGYSVDMLTLIQKQLEKELGKKIQLKLVGVTPSERIPKIINRQVDIVCDASSFTWERDKKVDFSISYGVTGTQILIKKDSNLGSPESLINKRVGVLAGTTNEQAIKQIQPQAKLVYFKARAEGFAALEQGKIDAFASDSILLEGWLQTAKNQDSFAIAPPRPYSREGIACMVPENNSKFLDSVNYSLVKFMQGFVNDNPKYVAIFDRWFGSQGVVFLNRDLRDLAVETMQLMIEFHEDIPQKDL comes from the coding sequence ATGTTTGTTAGTACTAAAATAAATCTCTCGTGTTTACCTGCTTTTACTAAGTCGAAGATATATAGTGCGATATTCGGTTTGATATTATCAGCATCCTTACCTGGTGTTGCAGGGGCAGAAACTGTGATGCAAAAAGTGGCGCGGACAGGAGTATTAACAGCAGGTACAAGTAGAGATGCTTTACCCTTTGCATATTCTGACAGTCAAGGAAAATTGATTGGTTATTCTGTGGATATGCTGACTTTGATCCAGAAGCAGTTAGAAAAAGAATTAGGCAAGAAAATTCAACTTAAATTAGTTGGAGTTACCCCATCAGAAAGAATTCCCAAGATAATTAATCGACAAGTTGATATTGTCTGTGATGCTAGTAGTTTTACTTGGGAACGAGATAAAAAGGTTGATTTTTCAATCAGCTATGGTGTCACAGGTACTCAAATCTTAATTAAGAAGGACAGCAATTTAGGTTCGCCTGAATCTCTCATTAACAAGCGTGTGGGTGTGCTGGCTGGAACTACCAACGAACAAGCCATCAAGCAAATACAACCCCAAGCTAAACTTGTATATTTTAAGGCTAGAGCAGAAGGATTTGCGGCTTTGGAACAGGGTAAAATTGACGCTTTTGCATCCGATAGCATTCTTTTAGAGGGATGGTTACAAACAGCAAAAAATCAAGATAGTTTTGCGATCGCACCTCCTCGTCCCTATTCACGAGAAGGAATTGCTTGTATGGTTCCTGAGAATAACTCTAAATTCCTCGATTCAGTTAACTATTCCCTCGTCAAGTTTATGCAAGGATTTGTCAACGATAACCCCAAATATGTTGCGATTTTTGATCGTTGGTTTGGTTCTCAAGGTGTTGTATTTCTAAATCGAGACTTACGTGATTTAGCTGTGGAAACCATGCAATTGATGATAGAGTTTCACGAAGATATTCCTCAGAAAGATTTGTAG
- a CDS encoding AAA family ATPase yields the protein MSAKVDGTVRIAGYQIIEQLYSGSRTQVYRAIRECDTFSTRRYANGGLRQRQPVVIKLLKREYPSFSELVQFRNQYAIAKNLNIPSIIKPYSLEPHHNGYALVMEDFGGISLRQFTQRQPLSLEEFLPIALQLIETLHQLHQQRVIHKDVKPANILIHPDTRTIKLIDFSIASLLPRETQEIQSPNGLEGTLAYLSPEQTGRMNRGIDYRSDFYSLGVTFFELLSGQLPFTSHDPMELLHCHIAKQPDSICNLNPEIPLMLGEIICKLMAKNAEDRYQSATGLKYDLVFCLEQWQKTGKHTWFDLGQHDISDRFLIPEKLYGREQEIESLLEVFGRVANGAVELMLVAGFSGIGKTAVVNEVHKVIVRWNGYFIKGKYDQFNRNIPLSAFVQAFRDLMGQLLTESDTQLEQWRNKILSAISESGQVIIEVIPELEGIIGTQPPVPELSGSAAQNRFNLLFVKFIQVFATREHPLVVFLDDLHWADLASLNLMRLLMGETLKGYLLIIGAYRDNEVFAAHPLMVALEEIEKGVTVSTITLAPLSQTDVNRLIADTLSYSTEVALPLTELVYQKAKGNPFFTTQFLKALHEDGRITFDWDTGLWQCDLAQVPRHTAACLQTSLSLTDDVVEFMAIQLQKLPLETQEVLKLAACIGNQFDLATLAIVFEQSPTQTAEVLWKALQEGLVLPHCDVYKFYQESEAITDSSDLGILDSGSCVYTFLHDRVQQAAYSLIPEEQKQATHLKIGQLLLSNTPESNWEERIFEIVGQLNVAAELIAQPAERQALAQFNLIASRKAKAAIAYTAACKYAQVGIGLLAQNSWQHQYELTLALHQVATEAAYLSGDLEEMAANAHLVLNHAKTPLDKISVYEVKIEVFTAQGHFAEAIAAALTILKQLGVELPTEPTQEDVAVALRTVLDVIGERFPAELLNLSDARDANILAAARILTSVAPCAYLSQPQLYLLVILKKVYLSVVYGNESTSTFSYVSYGILMCGVFKNVELGYEFGQLALDLRSRYQNSELKGKTLLLVCVYTRHWKMHLRELLQPLQTAYCSCLDVGDLAFAGYSAYNYSFYSYFAGQNLTQLEPEVAGYCEALKHLKQNLALNYSQLIRQILLNLMGDADDVVVLSGTAYNEQHQLPLHEAAGDRTGLALLWINKLVVSYLFSEFEQAVEQARQARQYLDAIIAFLYVPIFHFYDSLAQLAWFEQLSALEQQQMKEYITANQEKLNYWATHAPMNFRHKFDLVEAERYRVLGNRAEAIEYYDRAIIGAKEQGYIQEEALANELAAKFYLDWGKEQIAQSYITQAYYGYARWGAKAKVVDLEKRYPQLLAPILQQSPSPLSTNETIFALGSVTSTSSANSSSSSISVALDLATILKASQTLSGEIELEKLLSVLLHIVIENAGADKCVFMLLESGRLLIQALAQLSLSIVSVENKKGITHVDFYPRLLNPQPIEDSQDVPVGLINTVKRSLKPTVIIDATVHPQFINDPYIQQQQPKSILCSPILHQGKLLGILYLENNLAAGAFTSDRVELLNLLCAQAAISLVNARLYRNSQNYAQQLRQSLAKLQASEIRFQNLANNIPGMVYQFRLAADGSTSTPYVSSGCFDLYGLEPELVMAGIHSLYDMNHPDDQPAIAKAIAYSAQTLTPFDQEWRIILPSGAVKWIQSVARPERQADGAILWDGVVIDISDVYDELRLRKEAEASLAKEQEFLNAIIQNITDGIVVCDPNGNLVLFNNATREFHGLPIESLPPEQWAQHFDLYQADGQTPLSTTEIPLFRALQGEIVENAEMVIAPKHGSKRILLASGQVIVDSLGNKLGAVIVMRDISDRKQAELTLQQKSLDLQQALNELQNAQLQIVQSEKMSALGNLVAGVAHEMNNPLGFIAASLKQAKPTIADIIEHLKLYQETSLNKNDQIKDHAVEIELDYTLEDLPKMIDSMSMACDRLKKISTSLRTFSRADQDYKVLFNIHQGIDSTILILKHRLKANELRPAIEVVTNYGNLPQIECFPGQLNQVFMNILANAIDALDESTIGRSLAEIQETPNQIIITTSVENHLVKIAIADNGKGMSEQVKEKIFDHLFTTKIVGKGTGLGLAIARQIVEETHGGNLTCTSVLGQGTEFVITLPVKTVTLDS from the coding sequence ATGAGTGCAAAAGTTGATGGAACTGTAAGGATCGCTGGCTACCAAATTATAGAGCAACTTTATTCTGGTTCTCGGACTCAAGTGTATCGGGCAATACGAGAATGCGATACCTTCTCTACGAGACGCTACGCGAACGGTGGGCTTCGCCAACGCCAACCAGTCGTCATCAAGCTCTTAAAACGAGAATATCCAAGTTTTAGTGAATTAGTCCAGTTTCGCAACCAATATGCGATCGCTAAAAACCTAAATATTCCCAGCATCATTAAACCTTACAGCCTAGAACCCCATCACAATGGCTATGCCCTAGTTATGGAAGACTTTGGTGGTATCTCCTTGCGACAATTTACCCAAAGACAACCACTGAGCTTAGAGGAATTCCTACCCATTGCCTTGCAACTGATAGAGACTTTACACCAGTTGCATCAACAGCGCGTCATTCACAAAGATGTCAAGCCAGCTAATATCCTGATTCATCCTGACACCAGAACAATTAAGCTAATTGACTTCAGTATTGCCTCGCTGCTACCACGAGAAACTCAAGAAATCCAAAGTCCCAACGGACTGGAGGGAACCCTAGCGTATTTGTCGCCAGAGCAAACTGGACGGATGAACCGAGGCATTGACTACCGCAGCGACTTTTATTCATTGGGTGTAACTTTCTTTGAACTACTGAGTGGACAACTGCCTTTTACATCTCACGATCCGATGGAGTTGTTACATTGTCATATCGCCAAACAGCCTGACTCTATCTGTAATCTCAACCCGGAAATCCCCTTGATGTTGGGAGAGATCATTTGCAAGCTGATGGCAAAGAATGCCGAAGACCGCTACCAGAGTGCTACGGGACTCAAATATGACTTAGTATTTTGCTTAGAACAATGGCAAAAAACGGGTAAACACACTTGGTTTGATTTAGGACAGCACGATATCAGCGATCGCTTTCTCATCCCTGAAAAACTCTACGGACGGGAGCAGGAAATAGAAAGCTTACTGGAGGTATTTGGGCGGGTTGCCAATGGTGCAGTGGAACTGATGCTGGTGGCTGGCTTCTCTGGTATCGGTAAAACTGCCGTGGTGAATGAAGTGCATAAGGTGATCGTTCGCTGGAACGGCTACTTCATCAAAGGGAAGTATGACCAGTTCAACCGCAATATTCCCCTGTCTGCTTTTGTACAAGCTTTCCGGGATTTGATGGGACAGTTGCTCACCGAAAGCGACACCCAGTTGGAACAGTGGCGAAACAAAATTCTGTCCGCAATCTCTGAGAGTGGACAGGTGATCATTGAAGTGATTCCAGAATTAGAAGGGATTATTGGCACGCAACCGCCAGTACCAGAATTATCGGGTAGTGCTGCACAGAACCGCTTCAATCTGCTGTTTGTGAAATTTATTCAGGTATTTGCTACAAGAGAGCATCCGTTAGTAGTGTTCCTCGACGATTTGCATTGGGCAGATTTGGCATCTCTCAATTTGATGAGGCTGTTAATGGGTGAAACCTTAAAGGGTTATCTGTTAATTATTGGCGCATACCGTGATAATGAAGTGTTTGCGGCTCATCCGTTAATGGTAGCCCTGGAAGAGATTGAGAAGGGAGTCACCGTCAGCACCATTACATTAGCTCCTTTGAGTCAAACAGATGTGAATCGTTTGATTGCCGATACATTGAGTTATTCAACAGAAGTTGCCCTGCCGTTAACCGAGCTAGTTTATCAAAAAGCCAAAGGTAATCCGTTTTTTACAACCCAGTTTCTCAAGGCATTACATGAAGATGGACGAATTACCTTTGATTGGGATACAGGTTTGTGGCAGTGTGATTTGGCGCAAGTACCCAGACACACGGCAGCTTGTCTTCAGACATCGCTTTCTTTAACGGATGATGTCGTTGAGTTTATGGCAATTCAACTACAAAAGTTGCCACTCGAAACTCAGGAAGTTCTGAAATTGGCAGCCTGTATCGGTAATCAATTTGATTTGGCGACATTGGCGATCGTTTTTGAACAGTCTCCAACCCAAACGGCAGAAGTTTTGTGGAAAGCGTTGCAAGAAGGGTTAGTTTTACCACATTGTGATGTCTATAAGTTTTATCAAGAGTCAGAAGCAATAACAGATTCTTCTGACTTGGGGATTCTGGATTCTGGTTCCTGTGTTTACACATTTTTGCACGATCGCGTCCAACAAGCGGCATATTCTCTCATCCCAGAGGAGCAAAAACAGGCAACTCATCTAAAAATTGGCCAGTTACTCCTGAGTAATACCCCCGAAAGCAACTGGGAAGAACGAATTTTTGAAATTGTCGGTCAACTTAACGTTGCGGCTGAATTGATTGCCCAACCCGCAGAACGTCAAGCATTAGCGCAATTTAACCTGATTGCAAGCCGCAAGGCCAAGGCAGCGATCGCCTACACTGCTGCCTGCAAATATGCCCAGGTGGGCATTGGGTTACTCGCCCAAAACAGTTGGCAGCATCAGTATGAGTTAACCCTAGCACTCCATCAAGTTGCCACAGAAGCTGCCTATCTGAGCGGTGATTTAGAGGAGATGGCAGCCAATGCTCATCTTGTCCTAAATCACGCCAAAACTCCATTAGATAAAATCAGCGTCTATGAGGTAAAAATTGAGGTATTCACTGCTCAGGGTCATTTTGCCGAAGCGATCGCAGCAGCACTTACCATTTTGAAGCAATTGGGAGTGGAACTACCCACAGAGCCTACCCAGGAAGATGTGGCAGTGGCCTTGCGTACCGTCTTAGATGTAATTGGAGAGCGATTCCCTGCCGAGTTGCTCAACCTCAGCGATGCAAGGGATGCAAACATCCTGGCAGCAGCTCGAATTTTGACATCAGTAGCACCCTGCGCTTATCTGTCCCAGCCACAGTTGTATTTACTGGTGATTTTAAAAAAGGTTTATTTATCTGTCGTCTATGGTAATGAATCAACCTCGACCTTTAGCTATGTCTCTTATGGAATATTGATGTGTGGTGTATTCAAAAACGTCGAATTAGGTTATGAATTCGGTCAGTTAGCCCTCGACCTGCGATCGCGTTATCAAAATTCCGAATTGAAAGGGAAAACTTTATTATTAGTCTGTGTGTACACAAGGCATTGGAAAATGCACCTGCGGGAGTTATTACAACCCTTGCAAACTGCCTATTGTAGTTGTTTAGATGTAGGCGATTTGGCTTTCGCGGGTTACTCTGCGTATAACTACAGTTTTTACTCCTATTTTGCAGGACAGAATTTAACACAGCTAGAGCCGGAAGTTGCTGGTTATTGTGAAGCGCTCAAGCATCTCAAGCAAAATCTAGCTCTGAACTATTCCCAATTGATTCGACAAATTTTGCTGAATTTAATGGGAGATGCGGATGACGTTGTGGTGTTGAGCGGTACAGCCTACAATGAACAGCATCAACTTCCATTACATGAAGCAGCAGGCGATCGCACCGGATTAGCATTGCTGTGGATTAACAAACTGGTTGTATCGTATCTGTTTTCCGAGTTTGAACAAGCCGTAGAACAGGCTAGGCAAGCGAGACAATATTTAGATGCGATCATTGCTTTTTTATATGTACCCATCTTTCATTTCTATGATTCTTTAGCCCAACTAGCATGGTTTGAGCAACTCTCAGCCTTAGAACAGCAGCAAATGAAAGAATACATTACTGCTAATCAAGAAAAACTTAACTACTGGGCTACCCATGCGCCAATGAATTTTCGCCACAAATTTGATTTGGTGGAAGCCGAGCGGTATCGAGTCTTGGGCAATCGGGCAGAAGCAATTGAATATTACGATCGCGCCATCATTGGAGCCAAAGAACAAGGCTATATTCAAGAAGAAGCACTAGCCAATGAATTAGCCGCCAAATTTTACCTCGACTGGGGCAAAGAGCAGATTGCTCAGTCATACATAACTCAAGCCTACTATGGTTATGCTCGTTGGGGTGCGAAAGCCAAAGTCGTCGATCTAGAAAAACGTTATCCCCAATTACTCGCCCCCATTCTTCAGCAAAGTCCTTCTCCTCTCTCAACTAACGAAACTATCTTTGCCTTGGGGAGTGTTACCTCCACCAGTTCTGCCAATTCCAGTAGTAGCAGCATTTCTGTTGCTCTAGATTTAGCTACCATTCTCAAAGCTTCCCAAACCCTATCTGGCGAAATCGAACTGGAAAAACTGCTTTCAGTATTGCTGCATATCGTCATTGAAAATGCTGGAGCAGATAAGTGTGTATTCATGCTTTTAGAATCAGGGCGTTTGCTAATTCAGGCGTTAGCACAGCTTTCTCTTAGTATCGTATCTGTAGAGAACAAGAAGGGAATTACTCATGTTGATTTTTACCCAAGATTGCTGAATCCACAACCCATTGAAGACTCTCAGGATGTACCAGTTGGCTTAATTAATACCGTCAAACGCAGCTTAAAACCAACAGTAATTATTGATGCCACAGTGCATCCTCAATTCATCAACGATCCTTATATTCAGCAACAGCAGCCCAAAAGCATCTTGTGCAGCCCAATATTACATCAGGGGAAGTTGCTGGGCATATTGTATCTGGAAAATAACCTAGCAGCCGGAGCCTTTACAAGCGATCGCGTCGAACTGCTAAACTTGCTTTGCGCTCAAGCGGCAATTTCTCTAGTGAATGCCCGACTTTATCGAAATTCCCAAAACTATGCTCAACAGTTGAGGCAATCTCTAGCAAAATTACAGGCTAGTGAAATCCGCTTCCAAAATTTGGCGAATAATATTCCTGGGATGGTGTACCAATTCCGTTTGGCAGCCGACGGTTCAACTTCAACACCTTACGTTAGCTCTGGCTGTTTTGACTTGTATGGATTAGAGCCAGAGTTAGTGATGGCAGGGATACACAGCCTTTACGATATGAATCATCCTGACGATCAACCAGCTATTGCAAAAGCGATCGCTTACTCTGCCCAAACTCTGACACCATTTGATCAAGAATGGCGCATTATCCTACCTTCAGGAGCCGTGAAATGGATTCAATCTGTGGCTCGGCCAGAGCGACAAGCCGATGGTGCAATCTTATGGGATGGGGTGGTAATTGATATTAGCGATGTCTACGACGAGCTTCGCTTACGCAAAGAGGCCGAAGCATCTCTAGCCAAAGAACAAGAGTTCTTGAATGCCATTATTCAAAATATTACAGATGGGATTGTTGTTTGTGACCCTAATGGAAATTTGGTCTTATTCAATAACGCAACCCGTGAGTTTCATGGCTTACCAATAGAATCATTACCACCAGAGCAATGGGCACAACATTTCGATCTCTATCAAGCTGATGGTCAAACACCCCTATCAACAACAGAAATTCCTTTGTTTCGCGCCTTGCAAGGGGAAATAGTTGAAAATGCAGAAATGGTAATTGCGCCGAAACATGGCTCTAAGAGAATTTTGTTAGCAAGCGGACAAGTGATCGTCGATTCTTTAGGCAACAAACTTGGTGCAGTAATTGTGATGCGAGATATTAGCGATCGCAAACAAGCAGAACTTACTCTACAGCAAAAATCACTTGATTTGCAACAAGCGCTAAACGAGCTACAAAACGCCCAATTACAAATAGTCCAAAGTGAAAAGATGTCTGCACTGGGTAACTTAGTTGCTGGTGTCGCTCACGAAATGAATAATCCCCTCGGTTTTATTGCTGCCAGTCTCAAACAAGCTAAACCTACTATTGCTGATATTATCGAACACTTGAAACTCTATCAAGAAACTTCACTCAACAAGAACGATCAAATCAAAGATCATGCGGTCGAAATTGAATTAGATTATACCTTAGAAGACTTGCCCAAGATGATTGATTCAATGTCTATGGCCTGTGACAGATTAAAAAAAATCAGCACCAGTTTAAGAACTTTCTCTCGTGCGGATCAAGACTACAAAGTGCTTTTCAATATCCACCAAGGCATTGATAGCACAATTTTAATTTTAAAACATCGTCTAAAGGCTAATGAACTACGCCCTGCTATTGAAGTTGTCACAAACTACGGTAATTTACCTCAAATTGAATGTTTTCCAGGGCAGCTAAATCAGGTGTTTATGAATATTTTGGCAAATGCGATTGATGCCTTGGATGAGTCAACTATTGGGCGGAGTTTAGCAGAGATTCAAGAAACTCCTAACCAAATTATAATTACAACCTCAGTCGAGAATCATCTAGTTAAAATTGCCATCGCTGATAATGGTAAGGGAATGAGTGAACAAGTTAAAGAAAAAATATTTGACCATTTATTTACTACAAAAATTGTTGGTAAAGGGACTGGGTTAGGGTTGGCGATCGCTCGGCAAATTGTCGAAGAAACTCACGGTGGTAATCTGACCTGCACTTCTGTACTGGGGCAAGGGACAGAGTTTGTCATTACCTTACCAGTTAAAACGGTGACATTGGATTCATAA
- a CDS encoding heme-copper oxidase subunit III encodes MQRRTIHIDESPIRFDLWRRRLPNWLQRFLPSGGGSHEDHHGKGMFGFTVFLLSESIIFLSFIFTYVALRLTTKNWLSPGISGPELSTIVVINTVILLSSSFVIQPAENALKRNQLTKFRWLWLITIAMGSYFLVGLLIEWKSLDFKITTGLVGSTFYLLTGFHGLHVLAGVVLQIIMLIRSFIPGNYNKTHFGTSATTLFWHFVDVVWVFLFSLLYLWRA; translated from the coding sequence ATGCAACGTCGCACTATTCATATAGATGAAAGTCCTATCCGTTTTGATTTATGGCGGCGACGCTTGCCAAATTGGTTACAGCGCTTTCTACCAAGTGGTGGCGGTAGCCATGAAGATCATCATGGAAAAGGAATGTTCGGATTTACCGTGTTCCTGCTATCAGAAAGCATCATCTTTTTGAGTTTTATCTTTACTTATGTTGCTCTACGACTGACTACTAAAAATTGGCTGTCACCCGGTATTTCGGGGCCAGAATTGTCTACAATTGTGGTTATTAATACGGTAATATTACTTTCTAGTAGCTTTGTCATTCAACCAGCAGAAAATGCCCTCAAGCGTAATCAACTCACTAAATTTCGTTGGCTATGGTTAATAACGATCGCAATGGGAAGTTACTTCTTAGTTGGTCTGTTAATTGAGTGGAAAAGTCTCGATTTCAAGATTACTACAGGGTTAGTTGGTTCGACATTTTACTTACTAACAGGCTTCCACGGTCTACACGTCCTGGCTGGTGTTGTGCTTCAGATAATTATGCTGATTCGTTCATTCATCCCAGGCAACTATAATAAAACTCACTTCGGGACAAGTGCGACTACTCTTTTTTGGCACTTTGTTGATGTAGTTTGGGTCTTTCTTTTCTCGCTTCTCTACCTTTGGCGAGCATAA
- a CDS encoding NAD(P)/FAD-dependent oxidoreductase, producing the protein MNSPVYQTVIVGGGFAGLFTALHLAHEHYPRSVILIDRDERFCFKPLLYEYFDGEMDTFQVVPRFSELLKGSGVIFVQDTVQSIDLHQREVKLTSGNSYNYSNLVLALGSVTGYHQVEGANVNAFPFWTQADAITLERHLRDCLHKAVQTEDLEQRRKLLTVVIVGGGASGVEMAATLADFLPHWYSALGGNSSEIRVVLLNHGKEILDGDINNPLREIAERELNKRAVPIEMIVEAEATAIGSTSIQYKRNDQIETLATHTTVWTAGTSTHPLIKDLPIPKEHRDRRDRPLVTPTLQLLDFPEVFVGGDCAAVQDNSLPPTAQVAYQQGANIAHNLKAIALGEELKPVKVNIRGTLLKLGINDAAANLFNVFEVAGESGHLIRQGTYLTLLPTPIHDFKATTEWVDEEIFHHHLDPHDVGKKVVQAAEIVGAGVVGILAARKLLKMLGDEDKKE; encoded by the coding sequence ATGAACAGCCCAGTTTATCAAACTGTGATTGTCGGCGGTGGTTTTGCGGGGCTATTTACAGCCTTACATTTAGCTCACGAACATTATCCTCGTTCTGTTATCTTGATTGATAGAGACGAGCGCTTTTGCTTTAAGCCGCTACTATATGAATATTTCGATGGCGAGATGGATACCTTTCAGGTAGTCCCACGTTTTTCGGAACTACTTAAAGGTAGTGGAGTCATCTTTGTGCAAGATACAGTGCAATCGATAGACTTGCATCAACGGGAAGTTAAATTAACTTCGGGAAACTCTTACAATTACAGCAATTTAGTATTAGCTTTGGGCAGCGTTACTGGCTATCATCAAGTTGAAGGTGCGAATGTTAATGCCTTTCCTTTCTGGACGCAAGCAGATGCGATCACTCTTGAGCGACATTTACGTGACTGTTTGCACAAAGCCGTCCAAACTGAAGATTTAGAACAACGCCGAAAACTATTAACAGTAGTCATCGTTGGTGGTGGTGCAAGTGGTGTGGAAATGGCAGCAACTCTAGCTGATTTTCTCCCACATTGGTATAGCGCTTTGGGAGGAAATTCAAGTGAAATTCGTGTAGTACTACTCAATCATGGTAAAGAAATCCTTGATGGCGATATAAATAACCCATTGCGTGAAATTGCCGAACGGGAATTGAATAAACGTGCTGTGCCAATAGAGATGATTGTGGAAGCAGAAGCTACTGCTATTGGTTCCACCTCAATTCAATATAAGCGTAACGATCAAATTGAGACATTAGCTACACATACTACAGTTTGGACTGCTGGCACTTCTACCCATCCACTGATTAAAGATTTGCCAATTCCTAAAGAACATCGAGATCGTCGCGATCGCCCTTTAGTTACTCCCACCTTGCAATTACTCGATTTCCCAGAAGTGTTTGTCGGTGGTGATTGTGCAGCAGTTCAGGATAATTCGCTACCGCCTACGGCTCAAGTGGCTTATCAGCAAGGAGCCAATATTGCCCACAATTTGAAAGCGATCGCTCTAGGAGAAGAACTCAAACCTGTTAAGGTTAACATCCGGGGAACCCTTTTGAAATTGGGGATAAATGATGCTGCTGCTAACCTTTTCAATGTTTTTGAAGTTGCAGGCGAATCTGGGCATTTAATCCGTCAAGGCACTTATTTAACGCTATTGCCAACACCAATTCACGACTTTAAAGCAACAACGGAATGGGTGGATGAAGAGATTTTCCATCACCACCTTGACCCTCATGATGTCGGTAAAAAAGTGGTGCAAGCAGCGGAAATAGTTGGTGCAGGAGTTGTAGGTATTCTAGCTGCGAGAAAATTACTGAAAATGTTGGGAGATGAGGATAAAAAAGAGTAG